From a single Gimesia fumaroli genomic region:
- the rpmG gene encoding 50S ribosomal protein L33, which yields MAREYVWLECTETGMRNYRVSKETRGTERLSLMKYCPKLRKHTLHKESRKK from the coding sequence ATGGCACGTGAATATGTTTGGTTAGAATGTACTGAGACCGGAATGCGAAATTATCGGGTCAGTAAGGAGACTCGTGGCACGGAGCGGCTTTCACTGATGAAATACTGTCCCAAGTTGCGAAAGCATACATTGCATAAAGAGTCTCGCAAGAAGTAG
- the tuf gene encoding elongation factor Tu, protein MAKEVFERTKPHVNVGTIGHIDHGKTTLTTALLAVQSEKGLAQMKSYADVAKGGTVRDDTKTVTIAVSHVEYESETRHYAHIDCPGHADYIKNMITGAAQMDGAILVVSAADGPMPQTREHILLARQVDVPSLVVFLNKCDLVDDEELLELVEMEIRELLTKYGFPGDDITIVRGNAKGALDNPADPEYNACIGNLMDALDADIAAPEREADKAFLMAIEDVFSIAGRGTVVTGRIEQGKITVGDKVEIVGLRDTQETTCTGVEMFQKTLNEGLAGDNVGILLRGTKKEDVERGQVLAAPGSIPPHTKFEGQVYVLSKEEGGRHTPFFNGYRPQFYFRTTDVTGSTTLLGGAEMCMPGDNVEVEVELGKPIAMSEGSRFAIREGGRTVGSGVVTKIVE, encoded by the coding sequence ATGGCTAAGGAAGTCTTTGAGCGAACAAAGCCGCACGTAAACGTAGGTACGATTGGACACATCGACCATGGTAAGACAACCCTGACAACCGCTTTGCTGGCAGTGCAAAGTGAGAAGGGTCTTGCCCAGATGAAGAGTTATGCTGATGTTGCGAAGGGGGGGACCGTTCGTGACGATACCAAGACTGTGACAATTGCAGTGAGTCACGTGGAGTACGAAAGCGAAACTCGTCACTACGCTCACATCGACTGTCCTGGTCACGCTGACTATATCAAGAACATGATCACCGGTGCTGCCCAGATGGATGGTGCCATTCTGGTGGTTTCTGCTGCTGACGGCCCGATGCCTCAGACGCGTGAGCACATTCTGTTGGCTCGTCAGGTGGATGTGCCTTCTCTGGTCGTCTTTCTGAATAAGTGTGACTTGGTCGACGATGAAGAATTGCTCGAACTGGTTGAAATGGAAATTCGCGAGTTGCTGACCAAGTATGGTTTCCCAGGCGATGACATTACCATCGTACGTGGAAATGCGAAGGGTGCACTCGATAATCCTGCTGACCCAGAATACAACGCCTGTATTGGTAATCTGATGGATGCTCTCGATGCAGACATTGCTGCTCCAGAGCGTGAAGCGGATAAGGCGTTCCTGATGGCGATTGAAGATGTGTTCTCCATCGCTGGCCGTGGTACAGTGGTAACTGGCCGTATCGAGCAGGGTAAGATTACTGTTGGTGACAAGGTAGAGATCGTTGGTCTGCGTGATACGCAGGAAACGACTTGTACCGGCGTGGAAATGTTCCAGAAAACTTTGAATGAAGGTCTGGCTGGTGACAACGTAGGTATTCTTCTGCGTGGTACCAAGAAGGAAGACGTGGAGCGTGGTCAGGTATTGGCTGCTCCCGGATCCATTCCTCCGCACACCAAGTTCGAAGGTCAGGTTTACGTCCTGAGTAAAGAAGAAGGTGGTCGTCATACTCCGTTCTTCAACGGTTACCGTCCTCAGTTCTACTTCCGTACAACTGACGTGACTGGTTCTACAACATTGCTGGGTGGTGCAGAGATGTGTATGCCTGGTGATAACGTGGAAGTTGAAGTTGAGCTTGGTAAGCCAATCGCTATGTCAGAAGGTAGCCGTTTCGCGATTCGTGAAGGTGGTCGTACCGTTGGTTCTGGTGTTGTTACCAAGATTGTTGAGTAG
- the secE gene encoding preprotein translocase subunit SecE yields MAKSKTGQAFSATLVSGGLYKRNQGRLVRQLTAIGLVAIAIFGAYSLYNVLPLGMSAGMQKGIAVSVVVISTWLAYRVVNFPRFADFLISVEAEISKVTWATWDQLWRSTAVVIVLMFFLSFLLLAYDMLWQLIFKTIGFLQI; encoded by the coding sequence ATGGCTAAATCCAAGACAGGACAAGCGTTTTCCGCCACTTTGGTAAGTGGTGGTTTATATAAAAGAAACCAGGGGCGGCTTGTACGTCAGTTGACGGCAATCGGTCTGGTCGCAATTGCTATTTTTGGTGCCTATTCTCTTTATAATGTTTTGCCGCTGGGAATGTCCGCCGGGATGCAAAAAGGGATTGCGGTTTCAGTTGTGGTGATTTCGACATGGTTGGCCTATCGGGTTGTGAATTTTCCTCGCTTTGCTGACTTCCTGATTTCTGTTGAAGCTGAAATCAGTAAAGTGACATGGGCAACCTGGGATCAGTTATGGCGGTCGACGGCCGTGGTAATTGTGTTGATGTTTTTTCTGTCGTTTCTGTTGCTGGCGTACGATATGCTCTGGCAGCTGATCTTCAAGACAATCGGTTTTTTGCAGATTTAA
- a CDS encoding DUF1549 domain-containing protein has translation MMLKRGQSSSFRPCQWIVFITLICLFLPTTLAAAPRKNAKKKAPPLNLPPLKTQEQKMQLLGYIRSTMPTRRIARSISFSSADLDQALEQELGPTSQAVFAKTIDDETFIRRVYLDLTGTLPTPEKIESFLSSQNRNKRAALIDELLETNEYARKWSKYWTSVIFYDSVANKNRVNPQALEDWLAEQFHKGAPWDYITVMLISATPQRNKAVRNDYGQKYGPNNFVLACENKSTELASQTARIFMGISIKCAECHDHPFDNWKREQFHELAAFFHPYTYKMPDADDPTVKTVVKPRFLLGEKPHEKMKSDARRVSIAAYLAYNPKNYWFARAYVNRIWSELIGDGFYDVDSLGPDSDVIHKPVVNRIAANFRYKNFDPKWVFRLIMNSNIYQREMRTMSSTSELFTAVRPSRLRPDVVAASVEKLTGHDKKLHQEIMQVFDINPSLPQGALEGSIQQALLLMNNTTLQSKLSQSELKQKLIKINSNEELVQTLYLNVLARHATEQEVQRNIEYLNESANREEAIDDLIWVLVNSTEFRTKR, from the coding sequence ATGATGTTGAAGCGTGGTCAAAGTTCTTCATTCCGACCCTGTCAATGGATCGTTTTCATCACATTGATTTGTCTGTTTCTTCCGACAACTTTAGCCGCTGCTCCCAGAAAAAATGCGAAGAAGAAAGCCCCTCCGCTCAATCTCCCTCCTCTCAAAACACAAGAACAGAAGATGCAGCTACTGGGATATATCCGGTCAACAATGCCTACGCGCCGCATTGCCCGTAGTATCAGCTTCAGTTCCGCTGACCTGGATCAAGCTCTGGAGCAGGAACTAGGTCCAACGTCACAGGCAGTTTTCGCCAAGACCATAGATGACGAAACTTTTATTCGCCGCGTTTATCTTGATCTCACAGGAACTCTTCCCACGCCAGAAAAAATCGAATCGTTTCTTTCCAGTCAAAATAGAAACAAACGAGCCGCGTTGATTGACGAATTACTGGAGACCAATGAATACGCACGTAAATGGTCCAAATACTGGACCTCGGTCATTTTTTATGACAGTGTCGCCAACAAAAATCGGGTCAACCCGCAAGCACTGGAGGACTGGCTGGCAGAGCAATTCCACAAAGGTGCTCCCTGGGATTACATTACCGTTATGCTGATTTCGGCAACGCCACAGCGTAACAAAGCCGTACGAAATGATTATGGTCAGAAGTATGGTCCTAATAATTTTGTACTGGCTTGTGAAAATAAATCGACCGAACTCGCTTCCCAGACAGCGCGTATCTTTATGGGCATCAGCATCAAATGCGCAGAATGCCATGACCATCCGTTTGATAACTGGAAACGCGAGCAATTTCATGAACTCGCTGCCTTTTTTCATCCCTACACCTACAAAATGCCTGACGCAGATGATCCGACGGTCAAAACCGTCGTTAAACCCCGTTTTCTGCTGGGAGAGAAACCACACGAAAAAATGAAGTCCGACGCCCGGCGCGTTTCCATCGCCGCCTACCTGGCTTACAACCCGAAAAATTACTGGTTTGCACGTGCATATGTGAACCGCATCTGGAGCGAACTCATCGGTGATGGATTCTACGATGTCGACAGTCTGGGGCCTGACAGTGATGTGATTCACAAGCCAGTCGTCAATCGGATCGCTGCCAATTTCCGCTATAAAAACTTTGACCCTAAATGGGTTTTTCGATTGATTATGAACTCGAATATCTATCAGCGCGAAATGCGGACCATGTCTTCTACATCAGAACTGTTTACCGCTGTTCGGCCTTCCCGATTGCGTCCGGACGTTGTCGCAGCCTCGGTTGAAAAATTAACAGGACACGACAAAAAACTACACCAGGAAATCATGCAGGTTTTTGACATAAACCCCTCGCTGCCCCAAGGGGCACTTGAAGGTTCGATCCAACAAGCACTGCTTTTGATGAACAACACTACATTGCAATCCAAACTCTCCCAGAGCGAACTCAAGCAAAAGTTAATTAAGATCAACTCAAACGAAGAACTGGTACAGACACTGTATCTGAACGTGCTGGCCAGACACGCCACAGAGCAGGAAGTCCAGCGGAATATTGAATATTTGAATGAATCGGCAAATCGTGAAGAGGCCATTGACGACCTGATCTGGGTCCTCGTCAATTCCACTGAATTTCGCACGAAGCGCTAG
- a CDS encoding sigma-70 family RNA polymerase sigma factor, which yields MISSKYNNPAMKQLAEQQVKYAPREVKLEQISRAEILLSNIEQEQDYPYPDLCKEITTYRSEIYPDLVISGADVLHDLRCFIEDLSDSAEINVDDVDEEVLTVQDLSKKFNISTKTVDRWRDKGLVSRRFRFNGRKRVGFLKSSVDRFLQKNRGHITRSMNFSQLSDEDREEILRRARRLARYGGCPAEISRRIARHMNRSPETIRYTLKNFDRENPELAIFPNAPEKITEQQKRDIYNTFRRGIPVEKLARRYCRTKASIYRIISEARAARLHAQTIDYMHSDEFEQPNADKVILGPPPEVDKSNEKVRTPPGLPPYLASLYSIPLLTREEEAYYFRKLNYLKYRAFQIQENLDPNRPKARDMDQIEKLLDESTDVKNFLIRSNLRLVVSIAKRHIRPGNNFFEMVSDGNMSLIRAIEKFDYTKGNKFSTYASWAIMKNYARSIPAEYKVLDRFRTGNEELFFQSTDERESQYREELINQKQHAVIMSILDQLDGREKDILIYRYGLNARNEPQTLEQVGDRFGVTKERIRQLESRALKKLRRITQVERVEIPGI from the coding sequence ATGATCAGTTCAAAATATAACAATCCGGCGATGAAGCAGTTGGCAGAGCAGCAGGTGAAGTACGCACCGCGCGAGGTGAAGCTTGAGCAAATCAGCCGCGCGGAGATACTTCTATCTAATATTGAGCAGGAGCAGGATTATCCTTATCCGGACCTCTGTAAGGAAATCACAACATACCGATCGGAAATTTACCCGGATCTGGTGATTTCCGGCGCGGATGTTCTGCATGATTTACGTTGCTTTATTGAAGACCTGTCTGACAGCGCAGAGATTAACGTAGACGATGTCGATGAGGAGGTTCTGACGGTCCAGGATCTCAGTAAAAAGTTCAATATTTCCACGAAGACCGTTGATCGTTGGAGAGACAAAGGTTTGGTCAGTCGTCGTTTTCGGTTTAACGGCCGGAAACGGGTTGGTTTCCTGAAGTCGTCAGTGGATCGTTTTCTACAGAAGAATCGCGGTCATATCACACGCAGCATGAATTTCAGTCAGCTGAGTGATGAAGATCGTGAAGAGATTCTGCGTCGGGCGCGGCGTCTGGCTCGGTATGGAGGGTGTCCTGCTGAGATCAGTCGACGGATTGCGCGGCACATGAATCGTTCGCCGGAAACCATTCGCTACACTTTGAAAAATTTTGATCGGGAGAACCCGGAGTTGGCTATATTTCCGAATGCTCCAGAAAAAATTACAGAGCAACAGAAGCGTGATATTTACAACACGTTTCGACGTGGAATTCCCGTCGAAAAGCTGGCGCGTCGTTACTGTCGCACTAAGGCCAGTATTTATCGCATCATTTCCGAAGCCCGGGCTGCACGTCTGCATGCCCAGACGATCGACTACATGCACAGTGATGAGTTTGAACAACCGAACGCCGACAAGGTGATTCTGGGGCCGCCTCCGGAAGTGGATAAGTCGAACGAAAAAGTTCGCACTCCGCCCGGGTTACCCCCGTATCTGGCAAGCTTGTATTCAATTCCATTGCTGACGCGAGAAGAGGAAGCCTACTATTTCAGAAAACTGAATTACCTGAAATACAGGGCATTTCAGATTCAGGAAAATCTGGATCCTAATCGACCCAAAGCGCGAGACATGGATCAGATCGAAAAGTTGCTTGATGAGAGTACCGATGTGAAAAACTTTTTGATCCGGAGTAACCTGCGACTGGTGGTTTCAATTGCCAAGCGTCATATCAGGCCAGGAAACAACTTCTTTGAAATGGTCAGTGACGGCAATATGTCGCTGATTCGTGCAATCGAGAAATTTGATTACACAAAAGGGAACAAGTTTTCTACGTATGCCAGCTGGGCGATTATGAAGAATTACGCACGTTCGATTCCCGCCGAGTACAAGGTGCTCGATCGGTTCCGAACGGGTAATGAAGAATTATTCTTTCAGTCTACCGATGAGCGGGAAAGCCAGTACCGTGAGGAGCTGATCAACCAGAAGCAGCATGCTGTGATCATGAGTATTCTGGATCAGTTGGATGGGCGCGAAAAAGATATTCTGATCTATCGCTATGGTCTGAATGCTCGCAATGAGCCTCAGACACTTGAACAGGTTGGTGATCGTTTTGGAGTGACCAAGGAGCGGATCAGGCAGTTAGAGTCTCGTGCTCTGAAAAAATTACGGAGAATTACACAGGTAGAACGAGTTGAAATTCCGGGAATTTAA
- a CDS encoding zinc ribbon domain-containing protein, translating into MTSIAVPCPQCKKKLKLRDKSLLGKKARCPNCKHAFVLKLPITKPAIPETVEAAPSEQVQTNPAHPQTPPQSENEEVKIELAQPATPVVGTSAKWIPDEPVAPQPAAFTPPVEKPDTFAQIDTTSPGDSKPVKPAATVINTDASDPAVPNIALESTDHAGVARLRELRRKNAKRRNMSILIGLALILVIGVGAFFAWSRVEQTITAKPPTPTQRNSVPAKPVLPPAQMSQTQEKIPSPTSGEPIRLLYVPAGTRVLFHLRPAELWAPGSQGEEFRACLGPIGIWAEQKIKEICLRDPSQIKELTFCLMLGSPGAPPEYAAVVRTTEPVKRSELITQFDGQRLDDYSFPVYAGDKHSYMIVDENTYVIGPPGESRATEMAEALEYESSTSPGIESILKQTDRDRHLTVVFDPDEVRRQQDVLIPDKAHPFLNLLLNWVGDDVETVAWSMHLGQDDFYSEMTFRNTTMIRPPKLANNLKQRLDQLPHEMLEGVEKMNPGTVGSRKVIGRFPAMLKAFSMANQQQSGDRYAQLTSSLPERAAPNLALASLLTWDESTRTDFSAKAKPKPSAGPKLPDKVVDRLKHKVDVDFRRMPLQEVFAYIADETKTNIILEGEALKLVGYTKNMPQTMNMGMVSGLDAIQAIFNVKDQDQMCLVIDEAKKTATITSKPYAKQNNLKQFEFPPKN; encoded by the coding sequence ATGACAAGCATTGCTGTCCCTTGTCCCCAATGTAAAAAAAAGCTCAAACTCCGAGATAAAAGTCTGCTCGGCAAGAAAGCGCGCTGTCCCAACTGCAAGCATGCATTCGTCTTGAAACTTCCCATCACCAAACCTGCGATCCCGGAGACAGTTGAAGCAGCACCTTCTGAACAAGTGCAAACTAATCCTGCTCATCCCCAAACGCCTCCGCAAAGTGAAAATGAAGAAGTCAAAATCGAGTTGGCACAACCTGCTACTCCCGTTGTCGGGACCTCAGCCAAGTGGATTCCCGATGAACCAGTAGCGCCCCAACCCGCGGCGTTTACGCCTCCTGTTGAAAAACCGGATACGTTCGCGCAAATCGATACAACATCACCGGGCGATTCAAAACCAGTGAAACCGGCCGCGACCGTCATCAACACAGATGCATCCGATCCCGCGGTTCCAAATATCGCATTGGAGTCCACAGATCACGCCGGCGTGGCGCGTCTCCGCGAACTGAGGCGAAAAAATGCCAAACGGCGAAACATGTCGATACTCATTGGATTGGCACTGATCCTTGTGATCGGCGTTGGTGCGTTTTTTGCTTGGTCGCGGGTCGAGCAAACCATCACCGCAAAACCCCCGACTCCCACACAAAGGAACTCGGTACCCGCCAAACCAGTGCTGCCTCCCGCACAGATGAGTCAGACTCAGGAAAAAATCCCCAGTCCTACATCGGGAGAACCGATCCGGCTGTTGTACGTTCCCGCGGGTACCCGCGTCTTGTTTCATTTGCGACCAGCCGAACTCTGGGCTCCTGGTTCTCAAGGAGAAGAATTTCGTGCCTGTCTAGGACCAATTGGTATCTGGGCCGAGCAGAAGATCAAAGAAATCTGTCTCCGAGATCCGTCACAAATCAAAGAACTCACATTCTGTCTGATGCTGGGAAGCCCCGGCGCACCACCGGAGTACGCAGCAGTCGTTCGAACAACTGAACCTGTTAAACGCTCGGAACTGATCACCCAATTCGACGGCCAAAGACTGGATGACTACAGTTTCCCCGTCTACGCTGGTGACAAACATTCTTACATGATCGTGGATGAAAACACCTATGTAATCGGTCCCCCCGGGGAGTCTCGTGCGACGGAAATGGCAGAAGCGCTAGAATATGAAAGCAGTACGTCACCTGGCATCGAATCCATTCTGAAGCAGACCGACCGCGACCGTCATCTGACGGTTGTCTTCGATCCTGATGAAGTCCGCCGCCAGCAGGATGTATTGATTCCGGATAAAGCACATCCCTTTTTGAACCTTTTACTGAACTGGGTCGGGGATGACGTCGAAACCGTCGCCTGGAGCATGCACCTGGGACAGGACGATTTTTATTCAGAAATGACATTCCGCAACACCACTATGATTCGGCCTCCGAAACTGGCAAACAATTTAAAGCAACGGCTGGATCAACTTCCTCACGAGATGCTGGAAGGGGTGGAAAAAATGAATCCGGGAACCGTCGGCAGCCGTAAAGTCATTGGCCGATTCCCCGCCATGCTTAAAGCCTTCAGTATGGCGAATCAGCAGCAGTCCGGAGACCGTTATGCACAGTTAACCAGTTCTTTACCCGAACGAGCGGCGCCAAATCTGGCATTAGCCAGCTTGCTGACATGGGATGAATCAACGCGAACTGATTTTTCCGCCAAAGCGAAACCCAAGCCTTCTGCTGGACCTAAGTTGCCTGACAAAGTGGTGGATCGTTTGAAGCACAAAGTCGACGTCGATTTCCGCCGCATGCCACTTCAGGAAGTATTTGCTTATATCGCAGATGAGACAAAAACCAACATCATTCTCGAAGGGGAAGCGCTCAAGCTTGTTGGCTATACCAAAAACATGCCCCAGACGATGAACATGGGCATGGTTTCCGGACTGGATGCGATTCAAGCCATTTTCAATGTCAAAGATCAGGATCAAATGTGCCTGGTCATTGATGAAGCCAAAAAAACGGCAACAATCACCAGTAAACCTTATGCTAAGCAAAATAATCTGAAGCAATTTGAGTTTCCGCCCAAAAATTAA
- a CDS encoding DUF1501 domain-containing protein — MHADAILHLNLNRRGGVSRRSFLQSASLGITGSALLNQFRLNAAELKKEGRSCILVWLAGAPSQMETWDPKPGTPNGGETKKITTQSPGIEIAHYWPKIASVMNDIAVIRSITGKEAAHERGTYHLHTGHRMLGIEKFPHFGSVVAKEIGDPQSDIPNFVSIGQTLSSGFLGVQVAPFIIDRPGQLPDNVFNNTPTSRQQRRLALLSQQESDFADAGAAALVKEQSKLYQKANLMMLSPRLKAFQFDNEPTTMKEAYGKSQLGQGLLVARRLVEVGVPFVEVRSGGWDMHSNVFKGMERRAPDVDQGLSQLLIDLKQRGLLDKTLVLCMGEFGRTPKINARPPVPGRDHWVKNFNLLMAGAGIKGGQVIGKTDENGQEIVDSPVEVDDLFRSMCHAMKINADMELHTPIGRPVKLVESGTVIKGLFG, encoded by the coding sequence ATGCATGCAGATGCGATCTTACATCTGAATTTGAATCGTCGCGGCGGGGTCTCCCGCAGAAGTTTTTTGCAATCCGCTTCGCTGGGAATCACCGGTTCTGCGCTGTTGAACCAGTTCCGCTTAAACGCAGCCGAACTGAAAAAGGAAGGCCGCTCCTGTATCCTGGTCTGGCTGGCAGGTGCCCCCAGCCAGATGGAAACCTGGGACCCCAAACCGGGGACACCCAATGGAGGCGAAACCAAGAAAATCACAACCCAGTCTCCCGGAATTGAAATCGCTCATTATTGGCCCAAGATCGCGTCTGTCATGAACGACATTGCCGTCATTCGTTCCATAACCGGCAAAGAAGCCGCCCATGAACGCGGCACCTACCACCTGCATACCGGTCACCGCATGCTGGGTATTGAAAAGTTCCCCCATTTCGGTTCGGTCGTCGCCAAAGAGATCGGTGACCCCCAATCGGATATCCCTAACTTTGTCAGCATCGGCCAGACACTGAGCTCGGGCTTTCTAGGAGTTCAGGTAGCACCGTTTATTATCGATCGACCCGGCCAGCTTCCGGACAATGTCTTCAACAACACCCCCACCTCGCGGCAGCAACGCAGACTTGCGTTATTAAGTCAGCAGGAAAGTGACTTTGCGGACGCCGGTGCAGCAGCACTCGTTAAAGAGCAAAGTAAGCTATACCAGAAAGCGAACCTGATGATGCTGTCACCCCGTCTGAAGGCATTTCAGTTCGACAATGAACCGACGACGATGAAAGAAGCCTACGGGAAATCGCAACTGGGACAAGGCCTGCTGGTAGCACGCAGGCTCGTAGAAGTGGGCGTTCCCTTTGTTGAAGTGCGCAGTGGAGGCTGGGACATGCACAGCAACGTGTTCAAAGGAATGGAGCGTCGTGCCCCTGATGTCGACCAAGGCTTATCCCAGTTGCTGATCGATCTGAAACAGCGCGGGTTGCTGGATAAAACTCTGGTACTCTGCATGGGTGAATTTGGACGCACCCCTAAAATCAATGCACGCCCCCCCGTTCCCGGTCGTGACCACTGGGTCAAAAACTTCAATTTACTCATGGCGGGAGCCGGTATTAAGGGGGGACAAGTCATTGGAAAAACCGATGAGAATGGCCAGGAAATCGTCGATTCCCCGGTTGAAGTGGATGACCTATTCCGATCCATGTGTCATGCCATGAAAATCAACGCCGATATGGAATTACACACCCCCATCGGACGGCCCGTGAAACTGGTGGAAAGCGGCACTGTGATTAAAGGCCTCTTTGGCTGA
- a CDS encoding (2Fe-2S)-binding protein yields the protein MKLDDKVCYCFHISKRKIINHLRIHRPRRASQLSECGGAGTGCGWCVPYLKRYFSEFEKTGESESGKTNTTEDEIITAEEYARQRDQYIQSGKGTPPA from the coding sequence GTGAAACTCGACGACAAAGTATGTTACTGTTTTCATATCAGTAAACGGAAAATCATCAACCATCTCCGCATTCACCGCCCACGGCGCGCCAGCCAGTTGAGTGAATGTGGCGGGGCCGGCACAGGCTGTGGCTGGTGCGTACCTTATTTAAAACGATATTTTTCCGAGTTCGAGAAAACCGGCGAATCCGAGTCGGGTAAGACAAACACGACGGAAGACGAGATAATCACCGCTGAGGAATACGCCCGTCAGAGAGATCAGTACATTCAAAGTGGCAAAGGGACTCCCCCTGCTTGA